Below is a window of Leguminivora glycinivorella isolate SPB_JAAS2020 chromosome 11, LegGlyc_1.1, whole genome shotgun sequence DNA.
gcctggtatatccgaggtctgagtgatgccttcctggtaggcttaatataccatcggcacttctcctcaacaatgagggtggctggtggcgggtcggggcgcgaggagccttatgttgcaggtggggaaaacgggactaccaacatcgcggcggtgtgacgccggagcgacttacaacgaacgatggcgccatctatcggtccgatgcgacgtctacgacgtactctctctataaagacctcggatataccaggcaaaataataataattttattggaaggtaaaatttttatattatgtacaaacaaaatggagtacctagTCTATCAGAGCAGAGACAGGAAAGCaggcttgaaatgaaaacaaGATTTCGAGCGTAGTGAGCGCGAAGTATTgagtaagtaactaaaatatacTAACTATCACGTAGAAatagtaaacgcgagcgaagcgagcgcgaaattttttctctgttgtcagtgtcgggatgcccatttaggtgtttttcCAATACATGCCTTTAAGTTTGTCTTTATCGTTTTCAAGTGGCCCTGGCAAAAGCACATAataccttatgaatgttgtacctACACTACATGGTaacattgtggtgcaactttccagttaATAAGAACcacaataactgaatttattccTGACCCCCtcgccattttggaatatgAGGGTGGGGCATGCAATGTAAATAGAAAAACCTGGATTTTCCGCAATTACAATTTTGGGCCGGataaattaaggtcagctagagcatgaagatatcCCTCATTAGCAATCACTGGGATGGAGGCTACTATACTTGTCATAAAAAGTCcatctttgctgtcatggatgtggtcaacccaagaaatcatattattatttcaatactttttaatttttttcttggtgccaaatttttccctgacctccaaataatttccctgactttccctgactttccatgaccactatgagcttccctgacttttccctgactttccctgactttctagaaagtggacaccctgaaaaaaaaaagaagatcaAAAAGATTTCTATGGTAGCTGGTATAAATCTtcaaaaaacagaaaaaaatagttcaaatagaCTTTGCAAGCTGTGCAGGTCAAAGCCAGCTAAACATCTATTTTAACTGGGAATGCATCAAGTGCGATGGATACCTTTTGCACCTGAGAGTTCCCGAGACAAGTTTTAGAGTTTAGTGTTAATAGAGTAGTatgttaattagtattttttgtcttttatgccttgaatttatatttttgctaattTTAACTTAGTTACAAATAATGTTCACTTTCAGGGTACTAGTCTCAAACTTCACTGAAGAGCAACTGGACCGGTATGAGATGTACAGAAGAGCCGCCTTCCCCAAAGCTGCAGTCAAGCGCTTAATGCAGACCATCACGGGCTGCTCAGTCGGCCAGAATGTTGTCATTGCTATGTCTGGTATAGCTAAAGTATTTGTGGGAGAGGTTGTTGAAGAAGGTTAGTATTATCATCCAAATATTCTTTTGTCAGCACCCTTTTCAATGAACTCACGATTTTTTCGAACACTTATATTTTTTGccaaataaattattgttttactTTTTCTATGCACACCTGCAAATCAGGCAAGAGAATCTTCTGAACAATTCGTGCCTACTTTAATTTGTCAGTTTTTGTATTGCCCGATTTTTAATTAGTACATCACAATGCAGCTAAGGCAGGATCTGACAAATCAGAAATGATAGTCTTGATTAGGCATAGTGCGTAACCAAACAcaattttatcatcatcatcatcatcatttcagccgtttatcgcccactgctcaGCATAGGCCTCctttcgtgtacgccacttccCTCAGTCCTGGACTAGTCTCTAAAATCGTTTAGctaattcttatttttaaattccttAGCCCTGGAAGTATTGGAGAAGTCCGGAGAAGCCGGCCCGCTGCAGCCCAAGCACTTGCGGGAGGCGCTGCGCCGACTACGCATGCGCGGAGCCATTCCCTCGCGGAAGATACACCGAAGTATGTTCAAGTCGTAATATTATTGTGTACCTTTTCCCTAAGACATACAGACGGACTACAATCCTACTTCAACTTGTGTGGGAACTGTATgccaaattaaataataatcgGTATGCAGTTACCATCCAAGGTGCCGCTGGCAGGACGTCCGTATAGGACCTTATAAACAATAAGTATTTATGTAGAAAAAGTTGCAAACTATCCAAATGGAAAATAGAGAGTACAAGAGCTGTCACGTATCAAAAGAGCTCTAGTAAAAAACAGTAACCGGCCCGGCCATAAATAatgcacatcggtttttcgtcttcgtaaagcgttgtctctttcttgcttatgtgattgtgacgttaattgtctctttccaaagaccaatatgcattctttatggccgtttactggATGATTATGTACACTAgggatataatatttttaagtacAGTTAATTATGTTTTTGTGAGTTAAACAAAAGGACACCACTAGTCACAACATGAGAGAGGTAGCTTGGTAGGTATAGTGGGGACCGTCGACCAGAGCTGCTTATACTCTTCTGATAAGAAAACTTAATCATATTATTTAGATTGTGCTCGTTATAATGGTCTCTCGAGATTCAATTCTGAAAATTAAATTGGGTACCTAAACAAGGTTTAACACCAGCCACTGAAAACCTCAGATATTCATACATTTCGGTTGTGTGATCTTGACATGGATACTGGTATTACTAATTTACCTTTGACATATGCCTATGGGTGCCTGAGATTTTCAGTTGCTGCTGTAACACCCTGTAGTTTGTATATCGTTAGACTaactgtttttttcataaaGACGTAAAATGACGCAATAACGTTTTTGTACATACTAATaagcttaaataaataagtaataatgcttaatttgttaaattttataataaaaaatgataTCTTAGTAAAGTTCATGTTTTCTTTGATAAAGTTATTGCTGAACTTCACTACCACAACTTAATTAATTGGTCCTAATTGGCATGCTATTTCTAATTAAGGGTTAACTCccaaaatttaagaaaataaaacaaataagatttattgaaatgttaatttattacatgataaattgttattttattaaaacataatatacaACAGTAACTAAGGATTATTCATAGTCCgaaaactttgaaaataaaatcaGTCTTGTTAAAATGGCCAACTATGTTGTAGTCTGTAGACATTAGTGGAAATCCTTAGAAGGGCAttcacaataataataaaaaaataaaatagcgtTGGCTAACAATCGCAAACATAAAAATGCACACAAAAAAATTCCATTCAAAATCCAAGGATGAAATTGGTActtaaaattaagattttccaTGCGCGGAAGAGAACCGAGTTACCAAATTAGTTTCCGCATATCACAGACATTTTGCATTCCAAAGCTTCGACTGGATGTTTTGGCATTTGTTGGAATAAAAAAACTTCAACTAAAATAACGGAAATATCAACAGAACAGTAACGTATCGAacaatatattattaatttatatttaatctagCTACATGGGAAGGCACAAATTAGTTTAGGAATTTGgtaacaaacatttaaaaagaaaaatagtaCCTACTGAATACAAAATTGTTATCCTTCATTAAAAAATTTAaggctaaaatattttttggtcctgttaaattgtaaaaattaacaatattttctccATTTCATTtgtattacataattattttattagacCTTATTACATTATTTCAGATCTCATGATTTCCAATACTACCAGATTCGTAAGATAGCGTCAATAATGATAAGTTATGTAAATTACATAGCTCCGTGCATTTCACGATTGCACTAGCAATCTTCAGAGGGTCAATTTCGCGAGACATCAAAACATGTCTTCGAAACGACAAAATAATGTACAATATAAAGCAAATTCTGCTCATCGATGCACAGTTATATCAATACCGGCAGTATTTCGTCAGCCCGAGCAAAATGAGCACAACCGGAACCTTAAAAACGAAAAAGCCGCTCGCAGTGTAGACTACAAAACGCAAAGCTTATCACACCCGGCTACTACTAAAGACTAGATGACGTCCGGCGCGGTACACGCGTTTCACTTCACACTACTCCGCGTGACGTCGCGTCGCGCGGCACACACGCGTTTCACTTCACTATGTTCACACAACCGAACCGACGGGCTAGAGCTAGACGGCGAGCCGCTTGACGCCGCACTCGATGCAGAACTTGGCGGTGTCGACGGGGAAGCGGCTGCCGCACTCGTGGCAGAAGCGCGACAGCCGCTGCGGCGCCTTGTGCAGCGACACCTCCGAGCTGCTCGAGCTCAGCTCGGCGCGCGGCCGCCACGACCCGCGCCGAGACGACGCGCGAGAGCTTACTCGCTTCTCTGAAATACACACACAAACTTTAAACCGTCGTTTTAAGGGATTGATATCACTAATTTTATAGGCTTTTAAATGGCTTACCGTGTACTTGGTTTTCGACTTCTTTGTACGGCGGATGTTCCGGCGGCGGTATCGGCTCGTCCAGTTCGGCCGACCGCTCCATCGCTAAGAACTCCTCGCTGGAGATGGACCGTATTTCGTCCTTCGGACTCCCGCTCGAGTCCGAGCCCGCCGGTATTCGCTCCAACGACGACGGACCGTTCAACTCTTTCGGACATACCGTTAGTTTCGAAGGAGATATTCTATTTAAGCTGAAAATAGACAACGGCGTTAATGTTAACGGCTTATgatgaaatttgttttttaagcTGTTTCTCCAACATTACCTTCGATATGAAGAATGCGCATGCATTAGATAATTTACGCTTCGTCAGGCGGATGATTTTCGtcacaaaaaaattacagtaCCTGACTAACCTGCTATAAGCTGAGTCGTTGCTGGATTTCCCGTTTGGCGTATAATTCCCGTTGGAATTGCTCTCGGATTTCCCACTTCTCCGCTGCGCTTTGCTCCGCGATTCCTTTTCCGTCCCATTGTGTACGTGCGCATTGTAATTCATGATATCTTTGTTCGAATGGTTCTTCTCGGATTCGTAGAACTTGTCGAACTCTTTCAAGGATTGCATAATGTCTTGTTCGAGTTGTTCGGATTTGTGTCTCGTGGTCCCGTTTTCCGTTTTCGTGACCTTCTTGTGGATGGAGTCGAGGAGGGAAGTGGAACGTTTGACGGAGGATGGGAACAGGTTTTCGCTCACGATATTGTTACTGCTAAAATTGAAAGACTTGTTGGTAACTGGGGTGAGACTGAGACCGTTACTACTGGGGTTTACTTGTTTAGGGGTGGAGCTAACGCTACTAAATGCTGAAGTCCTATTGCTACCGTTGAGCTCAGACTGCCTCACAACCCTAGTGGTGGAGCTGCAAGTTCTTTTGTTTTCAGATTTCCTTTTATGAATCTCTTCGTCAAAAGTAGTCATGAATTCTTCGAGGTCAAACTCCTCGAAGACAGACTCCTCATCCCTAGCTAACGTTTTAGATGCAATACTTTCTTCCAAAGAAGACATAATTTTATCGTATTGGGCACTTAAATTGTCTACCGGGGCGGTAACTAGCTTATTAGTATCAGTGTTGTTGTTGACTTTGTCTTTGTCCGCTTTGATTTGTGAATCAATATTACCGTTTAATTCATAATTAGGAATATGTGTTTTGCTGAAAGAATCAAATTTAGAAGGCAAGTTTTCTGTAGTAAGGAGAGACTCCATACTACTAATAATGTCGGGATTGTTCAAAATAGTGTTTACATTAATGGGCAAGTTATCATTTTCATTGATAAGTCTGGGATCGATGTAATTACTGTCGGTCATGGAAGAATTATCGTCTGCAAGGATTGCATCTAGATTTACGAAATTTTTCTTTTCTTCATTTCTCTTTATTTTGTCAAGTTTTACAGGCTGTTTTATTGTTCGCGTGAAGCTATGGTACATGGAGGTGGCAATTTTCGGGATTTTGTCTTTCGGTTTTGGCGTGCTGTAGTTGGAAGTCGTGTAGCTTGAGAATGACCTATTAAGGCTGCTATTGCGGTTGAAGTTTGTTTTGTCTGTCATGCTAATATTTTCTTTACTTGATTTAGTAAAGGTTGTGTTAAGTTTAGGACTAGGCTTTTTATCatttctgttaagtctaaaagAGCTGCATCGACCCCCGAAAGTGCTAGTGTTTGTGTTATTGTCGTTGTTTGTGCTTCCAAAAGATTTCATTCTTTGCAAAGTAGGAGTTTTTTGGTACGTTTTGTTAAGAGTGTCTTTTATCAATTTGGAGTTTTCAGTGCGAAGTTGGGATAATGGAGCTTTATCCCTGGCAGGGCGGAGGATGGGAAGAGTGCGGgtgaggtctttggaagagttGTGCATCTTTTTAGGGATATCAGTATCTGAAGACAGGAGCTCTTTCATTTGCCTAGCGGCTGATACAAATGGATCGTAACCGTCGTCCAGTCTGAAATAAAAGTATTAAGCCTAGTAAATAGTATTCGCCAATTACTATTACATGTAATTTAGAAATATTGTTTATAACACAGACCTTGTAAACAAATAGCCAATCTGAAATAGGAATTAATCATTATAAGGTAGGATAGGAATTGGATTTTAAAACTTAACCTTGCGCTTTCTATCCTTGGCAACTTTAATGGTGGCGCCTCAGTGGATATGGATTGGTCGTCGCTATCGCGAACGTTTTCTGCAACTATGAATGTTCTGTTGTCCGCGTTGTCTCGACTTTGCTCacgtaaaagtatattttttctaTTTGATTTAAAGATTTTCTGCATCCTTTTCTTTGTACAAGCTATTTTGGGTTCAGGTTTATTCGTCACATTTATAGAGGGCAATTTCAATGTAGAATCCTCTTCGTCGCTACTGATTCTTGTATTTGGTGGCCGTTCATAGTGTTTTAAACCATAAACTGTGATATGTTCCATGTCAGAAACAGCTTTGTTATCATTTGTATCAGATTGTCGGTCAGTTTGTTTTGCAGAATTTTTGACGGTGTCGCCGGCTTTTTGTAATAATtgttttaaatcaagttttaagtCTTCAAAAGTGTCAGAAAATGGTTTCTTATTATCTGTGTTATCTGCATTTTCCACATTTTTATCGTTCAGGGTTTCCAGCGAAACAGTTTTTGGCGTATGTAAATTATCGATATGTTTTTCCAAATCGAGTTCCATTTGATTTTGGGAACTAATTATTTCATCAGTTAAATGCATAAATTCATCTAAATCTCCTGGATTTCCTGTGAACTTTGTGTATGTATCGCCACTGCCATGCCTTCGCCCAGATTGGTTATTATCGGTACTATTCTCTTCTTCATATTTAGTTTCATCGGAATTATTGCCACTGGCATCATGATCAAAGCTATCTTCAAAATGGTCACCAGCTCGATCATGCATGTCTTTTCCGTTGTCATCATCCTCTAAAACTTTGAATGAATCGATTGGTTCTGATTTAGAAATATATTTAGCTGAAATATTATTGTTACTGTCATCAACTTCGTCATtatcttttttacatgtgtcGTTCGAAATTTCTGGCGTACAATTATCAGATTTATAAATTGTCGTTGTTGTCGAACTAGTTGTACCTTGCGTGTTATACGAGCTATCAATTGTCGAATTTTTATACAGGAGTTCTACTGTGCTATCAGTTGTATTCATTTTTGTTTTTCGGGCACTAACTTGCGCACTTTCAACAAGCGATattctatttttattattagaGGTGTGTGGCTTTATATCAACATTTTCGTGTATAACACATGGAACACAAAACAGTTCCGTGTTGATACCGACAGTTTGACAAAATTTAGTATTTCCTGCAGAATTTATAGTAACACAGTCATCTAAACTATCAACACTCATGCTGTTCTCTTTGGGTAGTTGCACTGTTTCTCTCCTTGTTTtggttttagtatttttttctttactttTGACTTGCTGCGTTATTTCCGTTGACTTGGCAGTCGATTTAGCTGTAGCGTTAGGTTTCCTTACAGGTTTCTGTGTTACTTTGGAAGGCTCTGGGTTTACAGCAGGCTCAACTGCTATTTCCTCTTTAGGTTTTACATTTTTGTTGGCGACCCTTTTCAGGACCGGTATTTGCCTCTTATCTTTCCGTTTTTTCTtctcttcttctttttcttcgGCAGCTTTTGCTTGTCgttcattatatttatttgcgattTCTTCCAATTTCTTTAACTGTTGCTCTTTTTTAACATTCCGAGGCTGTTTTGCTTTATCTTGCGCTTTTTTTGGATTAGGATCAGCAATTTCTTGTTGGATATTAGGAGGATTTGGTTCTTTGGCGTTTCTACGGAAGGGGAAAGGAAGGTAGTATAGATATTGATTTAATTTAGCGAACAAACAAGGAGACAGGAacgaaaatgtacaaaaaaaatttaaacaaaaataaccaCCGCTTCCTTTCCCCTTATTTGCTAACTAAAACAAACGAATGCCCCTCAGAATTGACTCACCTGGAGCTGCTGAGATCTCTGGCCAATCTAGCCTGCCTCGCCTTAACATTGGCATCGCCTGAAGAATTATTTTGGGAAGTTCTAGGGTTTCTAATAACTGGCACATGTGGGGACGGTTCGTCATTACAATCATTGCTGGACATTGATTCTGGAAGACAAAAAAATAACAGATTTTACACGTCTTCAAACTGTACAGTGAGTGTATTTCAATGTCACGAAAATGCGGAATATGCGATACAGTTCAAAAAAGGCCTACTAAATTCGTTTATCATCTATACATTGTTGCCTGGGGACGGCTAGGCATTTCCTGACTAGGTATCTAGACGGTATACACAATGCTTGTTTCAAACATTCAACAGAAAGTAGTAAAAGATACCTGAAGCCCTGGCGCGCCGGCGGCCGTCGCCGcagtcgcgcggcggcggcggcgacacGCGCGCCGACTCCACGGAGGCCGAGCGGCTGTTCGACGACTTATCGCGGCTCTGGGATGATCTGGAATTACCATTAACATCGTTAAATATAGGCAACTACATAATCACCTCATTTATACATCacgatattaaattaaatagctCGAAACGCATTCTAAACTCTAATAATTAATTTACGGCCAGTATTGAAGCAGAGTGGTACGCTTTGGGTttagccacagaatatataatagtacaagtacagaaggcccactgctttgatgttcacgaaatgccgccttttaaatgcctacaacattctaacaaagaaacccgcacgtgcgcagcgtcggacgatagggttgcctgtggactaaaacgaattaatactcagatgaaatgttatgctattatattccagtcttgggtactttctaggtatatatacagtatttatatatttttgtttaagtcccaacatcacaaaccttattgaacttttccgtgggacttaatcactagtagatctgtgtaagattgtcctattttattcatcatgtctatttaactaagcaccattagccattcacacgcggacatcgcatataaaacttaaaaaaaaactctagacgtaaagtaacaatagaaagtgcgaacgtgcgttccgtgagaacgcgcgccacccctgattaggccgcgaactcgcggccgccagcatgtacttgtagcgcggcgatagaatcgcggagtgagccgcccctggtttagCGTCTTATGAGTTCCTTCTGCTAAAAGTATGTAAGAGCTGTTTTGTCGCTAGCTGATGTCTATTgtactggcgcagtcggtaggatttgaattaaaatattaaaatacactTACTACATCTATACAAAAAAAAGCAGGTGTTGTACAGCCCTAGCGGGCAAGATCTTAACTTTATCAACGCATAGCTCCCTCTATGTATAAGTCTTTTAGGCGAGTCATAAGAAGCAAACAACAGTTTAAACAACGAACCGTCTGCCTCTCACGAGCGGTGCCTTATACTTTGTGCGAGCATTGAGCCTCTGCTTCGCGTCAGTAATGTGCG
It encodes the following:
- the LOC125231012 gene encoding uncharacterized protein LOC125231012 isoform X5, which translates into the protein MGKMKKRTISTLKAIFGSKKGKRHHSSKSSRSVTPDPPTPHTPSSVESFRPIPRTPPPPARVGPPPSPPVPTRPIAPVAPEPSGPVRLIPCAVCGRTFVPESLAKHVKICEKTAVKKRKTFDSSRQRREGTDLEQYLPKNFGLPENSPFLEKSPPNTAKAAPKPKPQSVRTTVMKPAADLQKCPHCNRAFGMRAFERHVEWCADKAKILPAAPAQPTHITDAKQRLNARTKYKAPLVRGRRSSQSRDKSSNSRSASVESARVSPPPPRDCGDGRRRARASESMSSNDCNDEPSPHVPVIRNPRTSQNNSSGDANVKARQARLARDLSSSSSNNIVSENLFPSSVKRSTSLLDSIHKKVTKTENGTTRHKSEQLEQDIMQSLKEFDKFYESEKNHSNKDIMNYNAHVHNGTEKESRSKAQRRSGKSESNSNGNYTPNGKSSNDSAYSRLVSLNRISPSKLTVCPKELNGPSSLERIPAGSDSSGSPKDEIRSISSEEFLAMERSAELDEPIPPPEHPPYKEVENQVHEKRVSSRASSRRGSWRPRAELSSSSSEVSLHKAPQRLSRFCHECGSRFPVDTAKFCIECGVKRLAV
- the LOC125231012 gene encoding hybrid signal transduction histidine kinase L-like isoform X1, with protein sequence MGKMKKRTISTLKAIFGSKKGKRHHSSKSSRSVTPDPPTPHTPSSVESFRPIPRTPPPPARVGPPPSPPVPTRPIAPVAPEPSGPVRLIPCAVCGRTFVPESLAKHVKICEKTAVKKRKTFDSSRQRREGTDLEQYLPKNFGLPENSPFLEKSPPNTAKAAPKPKPQSVRTTVMKPAADLQKCPHCNRAFGMRAFERHVEWCADKAKILPAAPAQPTHITDAKQRLNARTKYKAPLVRGRRSSQSRDKSSNSRSASVESARVSPPPPRDCGDGRRRARASESMSSNDCNDEPSPHVPVIRNPRTSQNNSSGDANVKARQARLARDLSSSRLDDGYDPFVSAARQMKELLSSDTDIPKKMHNSSKDLTRTLPILRPARDKAPLSQLRTENSKLIKDTLNKTYQKTPTLQRMKSFGSTNNDNNTNTSTFGGRCSSFRLNRNDKKPSPKLNTTFTKSSKENISMTDKTNFNRNSSLNRSFSSYTTSNYSTPKPKDKIPKIATSMYHSFTRTIKQPVKLDKIKRNEEKKNFVNLDAILADDNSSMTDSNYIDPRLINENDNLPINVNTILNNPDIISSMESLLTTENLPSKFDSFSKTHIPNYELNGNIDSQIKADKDKVNNNTDTNKLVTAPVDNLSAQYDKIMSSLEESIASKTLARDEESVFEEFDLEEFMTTFDEEIHKRKSENKRTCSSTTRVVRQSELNGSNRTSAFSSVSSTPKQVNPSSNGLSLTPVTNKSFNFSSNNIVSENLFPSSVKRSTSLLDSIHKKVTKTENGTTRHKSEQLEQDIMQSLKEFDKFYESEKNHSNKDIMNYNAHVHNGTEKESRSKAQRRSGKSESNSNGNYTPNGKSSNDSAYSRLVSLNRISPSKLTVCPKELNGPSSLERIPAGSDSSGSPKDEIRSISSEEFLAMERSAELDEPIPPPEHPPYKEVENQVHEKRVSSRASSRRGSWRPRAELSSSSSEVSLHKAPQRLSRFCHECGSRFPVDTAKFCIECGVKRLAV
- the LOC125231012 gene encoding formin-J-like isoform X2 codes for the protein MGKMKKRTISTLKAIFGSKKGKRHHSSKSSRSVTPDPPTPHTPSSVESFRPIPRTPPPPARVGPPPSPPVPTRPIAPVAPEPSGPVRLIPCAVCGRTFVPESLAKHVKICEKTAVKKRKTFDSSRQRREGTDLEQYLPKNFGLPENSPFLEKSPPNTAKAAPKPKPQSVRTTVMKPAADLQKCPHCNRAFGMRAFERHVEWCADKAKILPAAPAQPTHITDAKQRLNARTKYKAPLVRGRRSSQSRDKSSNSRSASVESARVSPPPPRDCGDGRRRARASESMSSNDCNDEPSPHVPVIRNPRTSQNNSSGDANVKARQARLARDLSSSRLDDGYDPFVSAARQMKELLSSDTDIPKKMHNSSKDLTRTLPILRPARDKAPLSQLRTENSKLIKDTLNKTYQKTPTLQRMKSFGSTNNDNNTNTSTFGGRCSSFRLNRNDKKPSPKLNTTFTKSSKENISMTDKTNFNRNSSLNRSFSSYTTSNYSTPKPKDKIPKIATSMYHSFTRTIKQPVKLDKIKRNEEKKNFVNLDAILADDNSSMTDSNYIDPRLINENDNLPINVNTILNNPDIISSMESLLTTENLPSKFDSFSKTHIPNYELNGNIDSQIKADKDKVNNNTDTNKLVTAPVDNLSAQYDKIMSSLEESIASKTLARDEESVFEEFDLEEFMTTFDEEIHKRKSENKRTCSSTTRVVRQSELNGSNRTSAFSSVSSTPKQVNPSSNGLSLTPVTNKSFNFSSNNIVSENLFPSSVKRSTSLLDSIHKKVTKTENGTTRHKSEQLEQDIMQSLKEFDKFYESEKNHSNKDIMNYNAHVHNGTEKESRSKAQRRSGKSESNSNGNYTPNGKSSNDSAYSSLNRISPSKLTVCPKELNGPSSLERIPAGSDSSGSPKDEIRSISSEEFLAMERSAELDEPIPPPEHPPYKEVENQVHEKRVSSRASSRRGSWRPRAELSSSSSEVSLHKAPQRLSRFCHECGSRFPVDTAKFCIECGVKRLAV
- the LOC125231012 gene encoding hybrid signal transduction histidine kinase L-like isoform X4, with the protein product METYEGKRHHSSKSSRSVTPDPPTPHTPSSVESFRPIPRTPPPPARVGPPPSPPVPTRPIAPVAPEPSGPVRLIPCAVCGRTFVPESLAKHVKICEKTAVKKRKTFDSSRQRREGTDLEQYLPKNFGLPENSPFLEKSPPNTAKAAPKPKPQSVRTTVMKPAADLQKCPHCNRAFGMRAFERHVEWCADKAKILPAAPAQPTHITDAKQRLNARTKYKAPLVRGRRSSQSRDKSSNSRSASVESARVSPPPPRDCGDGRRRARASESMSSNDCNDEPSPHVPVIRNPRTSQNNSSGDANVKARQARLARDLSSSRLDDGYDPFVSAARQMKELLSSDTDIPKKMHNSSKDLTRTLPILRPARDKAPLSQLRTENSKLIKDTLNKTYQKTPTLQRMKSFGSTNNDNNTNTSTFGGRCSSFRLNRNDKKPSPKLNTTFTKSSKENISMTDKTNFNRNSSLNRSFSSYTTSNYSTPKPKDKIPKIATSMYHSFTRTIKQPVKLDKIKRNEEKKNFVNLDAILADDNSSMTDSNYIDPRLINENDNLPINVNTILNNPDIISSMESLLTTENLPSKFDSFSKTHIPNYELNGNIDSQIKADKDKVNNNTDTNKLVTAPVDNLSAQYDKIMSSLEESIASKTLARDEESVFEEFDLEEFMTTFDEEIHKRKSENKRTCSSTTRVVRQSELNGSNRTSAFSSVSSTPKQVNPSSNGLSLTPVTNKSFNFSSNNIVSENLFPSSVKRSTSLLDSIHKKVTKTENGTTRHKSEQLEQDIMQSLKEFDKFYESEKNHSNKDIMNYNAHVHNGTEKESRSKAQRRSGKSESNSNGNYTPNGKSSNDSAYSRLVSLNRISPSKLTVCPKELNGPSSLERIPAGSDSSGSPKDEIRSISSEEFLAMERSAELDEPIPPPEHPPYKEVENQVHEKRVSSRASSRRGSWRPRAELSSSSSEVSLHKAPQRLSRFCHECGSRFPVDTAKFCIECGVKRLAV
- the LOC125231012 gene encoding hybrid signal transduction histidine kinase L-like isoform X3; translation: MPCGLKFRWRKGKRHHSSKSSRSVTPDPPTPHTPSSVESFRPIPRTPPPPARVGPPPSPPVPTRPIAPVAPEPSGPVRLIPCAVCGRTFVPESLAKHVKICEKTAVKKRKTFDSSRQRREGTDLEQYLPKNFGLPENSPFLEKSPPNTAKAAPKPKPQSVRTTVMKPAADLQKCPHCNRAFGMRAFERHVEWCADKAKILPAAPAQPTHITDAKQRLNARTKYKAPLVRGRRSSQSRDKSSNSRSASVESARVSPPPPRDCGDGRRRARASESMSSNDCNDEPSPHVPVIRNPRTSQNNSSGDANVKARQARLARDLSSSRLDDGYDPFVSAARQMKELLSSDTDIPKKMHNSSKDLTRTLPILRPARDKAPLSQLRTENSKLIKDTLNKTYQKTPTLQRMKSFGSTNNDNNTNTSTFGGRCSSFRLNRNDKKPSPKLNTTFTKSSKENISMTDKTNFNRNSSLNRSFSSYTTSNYSTPKPKDKIPKIATSMYHSFTRTIKQPVKLDKIKRNEEKKNFVNLDAILADDNSSMTDSNYIDPRLINENDNLPINVNTILNNPDIISSMESLLTTENLPSKFDSFSKTHIPNYELNGNIDSQIKADKDKVNNNTDTNKLVTAPVDNLSAQYDKIMSSLEESIASKTLARDEESVFEEFDLEEFMTTFDEEIHKRKSENKRTCSSTTRVVRQSELNGSNRTSAFSSVSSTPKQVNPSSNGLSLTPVTNKSFNFSSNNIVSENLFPSSVKRSTSLLDSIHKKVTKTENGTTRHKSEQLEQDIMQSLKEFDKFYESEKNHSNKDIMNYNAHVHNGTEKESRSKAQRRSGKSESNSNGNYTPNGKSSNDSAYSRLVSLNRISPSKLTVCPKELNGPSSLERIPAGSDSSGSPKDEIRSISSEEFLAMERSAELDEPIPPPEHPPYKEVENQVHEKRVSSRASSRRGSWRPRAELSSSSSEVSLHKAPQRLSRFCHECGSRFPVDTAKFCIECGVKRLAV